One Leptolyngbya sp. SIO1E4 genomic region harbors:
- a CDS encoding shikimate dehydrogenase produces the protein MAPSQPLVDLTGATQVLGIIGNPIAHSLSPPMQNAALRELAINAVYVPFQVPPDQIEAAIAGLWSLGVQGFNVTIPHKQAVMPHLATVTDIGQAVGAVNTVWRTDTGWAGTNTDVIGVVSPLQARDRDWPQCRVVILGNGGAARAVVAGCASLGCSDLWVVGRDAAKLQRFAESWPGSPPQPKIQTCLGSALETLLPETTLLVNTTPLGMHPHTEATPVTAAQLALLPETAIAYDLIYTPSPTQFLTLAAQRGLATLDGVEMLVQQGAAALKIWTQQTPPVETMRRVLKAQLNS, from the coding sequence ATGGCCCCTTCTCAACCCCTCGTAGACCTCACAGGTGCGACCCAGGTTTTGGGCATTATTGGCAACCCGATCGCCCATTCCCTCTCGCCTCCGATGCAGAACGCCGCCCTGCGAGAGCTGGCCATCAACGCGGTGTATGTACCCTTTCAAGTGCCGCCCGATCAAATCGAAGCCGCGATCGCCGGGCTCTGGTCTTTAGGCGTTCAGGGGTTCAACGTTACCATTCCCCATAAGCAGGCGGTGATGCCTCACCTGGCAACCGTGACAGATATTGGCCAGGCCGTGGGTGCAGTCAACACTGTGTGGCGCACAGACACAGGCTGGGCAGGCACCAACACCGACGTGATTGGGGTGGTGTCACCCTTGCAGGCCCGCGATCGCGACTGGCCTCAATGCCGCGTCGTGATTTTGGGGAACGGCGGCGCCGCGCGGGCAGTGGTGGCAGGCTGTGCCAGCCTGGGCTGTTCTGACCTGTGGGTGGTCGGGCGAGATGCCGCAAAACTCCAGCGATTTGCCGAGAGCTGGCCAGGCTCGCCTCCGCAGCCCAAAATTCAAACCTGCTTGGGGTCAGCCTTAGAGACTTTACTGCCAGAGACGACCCTTCTGGTCAATACGACCCCCTTAGGCATGCACCCTCACACCGAGGCAACCCCTGTCACAGCCGCCCAGTTAGCGCTGTTGCCAGAAACGGCGATCGCCTATGACCTGATTTACACCCCCAGCCCCACCCAGTTTCTGACGCTGGCTGCCCAACGGGGGTTGGCAACCCTGGACGGGGTCGAAATGCTCGTACAACAAGGCGCGGCAGCCCTGAAAATTTGGACTCAGCAGACACCCCCGGTAGAGACTATGCGGCGGGTGCTAAAAGCCCAGCTCAACTCCTGA
- a CDS encoding flippase-like domain-containing protein: MKRLISLLISLVILALLYWQIEIDSLMQVFSNGDPLWMVISLGMVIPITLFTSQRLRYLMPPQQTLAFWEATRLILAASVLNMVLPSKAGDIAKAYFMRDRGHLNGSLALSLVVFEKACDMLSLLLWCLFGLLLYPKKDALFWGMTVCIFLGLAGGILLLSSTRFAKAIFRLGHQFAPKKLKLRFTQLQHAWSEMHAYFWQDKRRLQKVVGSSIFIWLLHLLQIWFFILALKAWVPFLSSLALSPLAILVGLLPLTFAGVGTRDAALILFYAPYFNAATGAALGLLCTSRYFLPAIGGLPFLEHYLRTARWNSK, encoded by the coding sequence ATGAAACGTCTGATTTCCCTCCTGATCAGTTTGGTCATTCTGGCTTTGCTCTATTGGCAAATCGAGATTGACAGCCTGATGCAGGTCTTTAGCAACGGTGACCCCCTGTGGATGGTCATTAGCTTAGGGATGGTGATCCCCATTACCCTGTTTACGTCCCAGCGCTTGCGTTATCTAATGCCGCCCCAGCAAACCCTGGCGTTTTGGGAAGCGACCCGCCTCATTCTGGCGGCCAGCGTCCTGAATATGGTGTTGCCTTCTAAAGCGGGGGATATTGCTAAAGCCTACTTTATGCGCGATCGCGGCCATTTAAACGGGTCGTTAGCGCTATCGCTAGTCGTCTTTGAGAAGGCTTGCGACATGCTGTCGCTCCTGCTGTGGTGTCTGTTTGGGCTCTTGCTGTATCCCAAAAAAGACGCCCTTTTTTGGGGCATGACTGTCTGCATCTTCCTGGGGTTGGCCGGGGGGATTTTGCTCTTAAGTTCTACTCGCTTCGCCAAAGCGATATTCAGGCTGGGGCATCAGTTTGCCCCTAAAAAGTTGAAATTGCGCTTCACTCAGCTGCAGCATGCCTGGAGCGAAATGCATGCTTACTTTTGGCAAGATAAACGCCGGTTACAAAAAGTAGTGGGCAGCTCAATTTTTATCTGGTTACTGCACCTGCTACAAATCTGGTTTTTTATCCTGGCGTTGAAAGCTTGGGTGCCTTTTTTATCGAGCCTGGCCCTCTCCCCCCTGGCCATTTTGGTCGGCCTTTTGCCCCTGACCTTCGCAGGGGTGGGCACACGGGATGCCGCTTTAATTCTGTTTTATGCCCCCTATTTTAATGCGGCGACTGGGGCAGCTTTAGGGTTGCTCTGCACTTCTCGTTATTTTCTACCCGCGATCGGGGGGCTCCCGTTTTTAGAGCATTACCTGAGGACAGCTCGCTGGAACTCCAAATGA
- a CDS encoding glycosyltransferase family 2 protein — MVKLIIQIPCYNEENTLGLTLSELPKTLAGVDVVEWLIVDDGSLDHTIKVARACGVDHVVRFNNNQGLAKAFMAGLEASVKAGADIIVNTDADNQYCAADIPRLIEPILKGEADMVVGARPIKDTKHFSPMKKRLQGLGSWVVRLASNTQIPDAPSGFRAFSREAAFKLNVFNEYTYTLETIIQAGQRGMVVASVPIRTNGYLRPSRLVKSIPAYVQRSMFTILRIFMAYRPLRFFLILGSAPFSLGFLLGVRWLILYFAGTPKSHVPSLILSAILMLMGFQLWILGLVADLLTINRKILEENQLHLRRLNWTQPKPNSHES, encoded by the coding sequence ATGGTTAAGCTGATCATTCAAATCCCCTGCTACAACGAAGAAAATACCCTGGGTTTGACCCTCTCAGAGCTGCCAAAAACCTTGGCAGGGGTCGATGTGGTGGAGTGGTTGATCGTCGATGACGGCAGCCTGGATCACACCATTAAGGTGGCGCGGGCCTGTGGGGTTGATCACGTTGTCCGCTTTAACAACAATCAAGGACTCGCCAAAGCCTTCATGGCTGGCTTAGAGGCCTCTGTCAAAGCCGGGGCTGACATCATCGTGAATACGGATGCCGATAACCAGTACTGTGCGGCGGATATTCCCCGGCTGATTGAGCCGATTTTGAAGGGTGAAGCTGATATGGTGGTGGGTGCCCGCCCCATTAAGGACACCAAGCACTTTTCACCCATGAAAAAACGCTTGCAGGGGCTGGGCAGTTGGGTGGTGCGGCTGGCCAGTAATACCCAAATTCCAGATGCCCCCAGTGGATTTCGGGCGTTCAGTCGAGAAGCTGCCTTTAAGCTGAATGTTTTTAACGAATATACCTACACCTTAGAAACCATTATTCAGGCCGGTCAGCGCGGCATGGTGGTCGCCTCAGTGCCGATTCGGACAAACGGCTATCTGCGCCCGTCTCGTCTGGTCAAGAGTATTCCCGCCTATGTGCAGCGATCGATGTTCACCATTCTGCGCATTTTTATGGCCTATCGCCCCCTAAGATTCTTTTTAATCTTAGGGAGTGCCCCCTTCAGTCTGGGATTTTTATTGGGCGTTCGCTGGCTGATTCTTTACTTTGCAGGCACGCCTAAATCTCACGTTCCCAGCCTCATCTTGTCTGCTATCCTCATGCTGATGGGCTTTCAACTCTGGATTCTAGGACTCGTGGCAGATTTACTGACAATAAATCGTAAAATTTTAGAAGAAAATCAACTGCATCTTCGTCGTCTTAATTGGACTCAACCTAAGCCGAATTCCCATGAGTCGTGA
- the argJ gene encoding bifunctional ornithine acetyltransferase/N-acetylglutamate synthase, whose product MANWQVVNGGVTAPKGFRAAGVVAGLKPSGASDLALIVSDTDAIAAGVFTTSQVRAACVEYCQQRLEAKSSAQAILVNAGQANACTGPQGWQDAVLSCETLAETLQIPVESILVASTGVIGERIKMEALIAGIPKVVAGLSETGSDEAAHAILTTDLVTKSIALEMDWEGRPVRIGGIAKGSGMINPNMATMLAFVTCDAAVSSSLWQSMLRRAIAHSINQITVDGDTSTNDCVLALANGASRTPAITAPGPEAERLEAMLTAVCDYLAKAIARDGEGATCLLEVTVSGAPDDASARRVAKEITGSSLLKCAIFGRDPNWGRIAMAAGKAGIPFNQSDLRIQLGDFLLLEHGQPQPFDRAAASAYLKQAAAGEYLKTDTVSIQVGIGPGSGTGTAWGCDFSYDYVRINAEYTT is encoded by the coding sequence ATGGCAAACTGGCAGGTGGTTAACGGGGGAGTCACCGCGCCGAAGGGGTTTCGGGCAGCAGGGGTGGTCGCTGGCTTGAAGCCTTCAGGGGCATCGGATTTAGCGCTCATTGTGTCGGATACAGACGCGATCGCGGCGGGTGTCTTTACTACGAGCCAGGTTCGGGCAGCCTGCGTAGAGTATTGCCAGCAGCGGCTCGAAGCCAAATCCTCAGCGCAAGCTATTTTGGTGAACGCCGGACAGGCCAATGCCTGCACTGGCCCTCAAGGTTGGCAAGATGCTGTGTTGAGCTGTGAAACACTTGCGGAGACTCTACAGATTCCGGTGGAATCAATTTTGGTTGCTTCCACGGGGGTGATTGGTGAACGCATCAAGATGGAGGCGTTAATCGCAGGCATTCCCAAAGTTGTTGCGGGTCTGTCTGAAACTGGTTCAGATGAGGCTGCTCACGCCATTCTTACTACGGATCTGGTGACCAAGTCGATCGCCCTAGAAATGGACTGGGAGGGGCGCCCGGTACGCATTGGCGGCATTGCTAAGGGGTCTGGCATGATTAACCCCAACATGGCCACCATGCTGGCCTTTGTCACCTGTGATGCGGCGGTTTCTTCGTCCCTATGGCAGTCGATGCTGCGCCGCGCGATCGCCCACAGCATTAACCAAATCACGGTGGATGGAGATACCAGCACCAATGATTGTGTGCTGGCCCTGGCTAATGGAGCCTCTCGCACCCCCGCAATTACGGCCCCCGGCCCGGAGGCTGAGCGCCTGGAGGCGATGCTGACAGCGGTGTGTGATTATCTGGCCAAGGCGATCGCGCGGGACGGCGAAGGGGCCACCTGCCTATTGGAGGTGACGGTCAGTGGTGCCCCTGACGATGCCTCAGCCCGCAGAGTCGCCAAGGAAATCACGGGCTCTTCTCTGCTGAAATGCGCCATTTTTGGCCGCGACCCTAACTGGGGTCGTATTGCCATGGCTGCGGGCAAAGCCGGCATTCCCTTTAATCAAAGTGACCTGCGCATTCAACTGGGCGACTTTTTGCTGCTAGAACACGGCCAACCCCAGCCCTTTGATCGCGCTGCAGCCAGTGCTTATCTGAAGCAGGCGGCAGCAGGTGAGTACTTAAAGACAGATACGGTGTCTATTCAGGTCGGCATTGGACCCGGTAGCGGCACGGGGACGGCCTGGGGCTGTGACTTTAGCTATGACTACGTGCGGATTAATGCGGAGTACACCACCTAA
- a CDS encoding adenylate/guanylate cyclase domain-containing protein translates to MSRSIFSVLHSHRGMTQTAHQPGRVPRWSHWMMAIWAAVGAGAIAVQAPWIQRIEGQAQAFLLALRGPVVPPQDIVILAIDEESLSQGDFYLAEPEKYAYLEPLQTWPWQRSAYAEAITKLTDAGARVVALDVLLVTPSVYGPEDDDRLQAVLSQRADQVVLAAAFEVSVATGGNLTQLIQPIFEDTSFRPGLINVTTDPDQRVRALPADTLQQLAAASGISVEMPAFPNAILTAAQIPTVPLQGDHIFFYGPENTFPTVPFWHLLEPQNWALHEEAGTFRDKLVLIGPTANSLQDIKRTPTSDAMPGIEVHAHTLATMIEGQSMAQAFPQPPIRGLVTGLLMAGVGLGLGYRIVRPLGRPVGFAIAAIVWGGIAYLLMAWGYTWIPLAVPVAVLGIGGINYTAAGALSDRLEQQRIRRTLEHYMAPPVVAEILNQPDDYTELVVGKELSAAVLFADIRGFSRLSYQLPAEAMVSLLNTYLEAMVQAIMGYRGTIDKFIGDAVMAEFGSPTSQGAHEDALNAIRAGLAMRRSLAELRQRLIAAGQPALFHGIGISYGKVIAGNIGSVQRLEYTAIGDTVNVASRIEGLTKHLGTDFLITAPLYELVSDDVQVMTMGEHRLAGREGELVKVYSVIGFDDADALLYRQVQQDLRQHLGMA, encoded by the coding sequence ATGTCTCGCTCTATCTTTTCTGTGTTGCACTCCCATCGGGGGATGACCCAAACCGCCCATCAGCCAGGCCGCGTGCCCCGGTGGAGTCATTGGATGATGGCAATTTGGGCCGCAGTGGGGGCTGGAGCGATCGCTGTACAAGCCCCCTGGATTCAACGTATTGAAGGGCAAGCCCAAGCCTTTTTACTCGCCTTGCGGGGGCCTGTGGTGCCCCCACAGGACATCGTCATTTTGGCCATTGATGAAGAGTCTCTTTCTCAGGGAGATTTTTATCTGGCAGAGCCTGAAAAGTATGCCTACCTAGAACCTCTCCAAACCTGGCCATGGCAGCGATCAGCCTATGCAGAGGCGATTACGAAACTGACGGATGCTGGGGCCAGAGTGGTGGCGCTGGATGTGTTATTAGTCACCCCCAGCGTTTATGGCCCTGAAGATGATGATCGCCTTCAAGCGGTCTTGTCCCAGCGGGCAGACCAGGTAGTGCTGGCGGCTGCGTTTGAAGTCTCGGTGGCCACCGGGGGGAATCTGACACAGTTAATTCAACCCATTTTTGAGGACACCTCTTTTCGGCCAGGCCTCATTAATGTGACCACAGACCCCGATCAACGGGTGCGGGCATTGCCGGCTGACACGCTGCAGCAGTTGGCGGCGGCGTCAGGAATCAGTGTGGAGATGCCTGCCTTTCCTAATGCCATCTTGACGGCGGCGCAGATTCCGACTGTGCCTCTGCAGGGAGACCATATTTTTTTCTATGGTCCTGAGAATACGTTTCCTACGGTGCCGTTCTGGCATCTGCTAGAACCCCAAAATTGGGCCCTCCATGAAGAAGCGGGCACCTTTCGCGACAAACTCGTCTTGATTGGCCCTACGGCCAACTCCCTACAGGACATTAAACGCACCCCTACCTCCGATGCCATGCCGGGGATTGAAGTGCATGCCCATACCCTGGCCACAATGATAGAAGGGCAATCCATGGCCCAGGCGTTTCCCCAGCCTCCTATCCGGGGTCTGGTCACAGGCTTGCTCATGGCAGGGGTCGGGTTAGGGTTGGGATACCGCATTGTGCGCCCGCTAGGTCGCCCCGTTGGGTTTGCCATTGCGGCGATCGTATGGGGGGGAATCGCCTATCTGTTAATGGCGTGGGGTTACACCTGGATCCCCCTGGCGGTGCCCGTCGCTGTACTGGGGATTGGGGGCATTAACTATACGGCGGCGGGGGCGCTCAGCGATCGCTTAGAGCAGCAGCGCATCCGCCGCACCCTAGAGCACTATATGGCCCCCCCGGTGGTGGCCGAAATTTTGAATCAGCCCGATGACTATACCGAACTCGTGGTCGGCAAAGAACTGTCTGCCGCTGTTCTCTTTGCAGACATCCGGGGGTTCAGCAGACTCTCATATCAGCTGCCTGCAGAGGCGATGGTGTCGCTGCTCAACACCTATTTAGAAGCGATGGTGCAGGCCATCATGGGGTATCGGGGCACCATCGACAAATTTATTGGTGATGCGGTGATGGCGGAGTTTGGCTCACCCACCTCCCAAGGCGCCCATGAGGATGCCTTAAATGCGATTCGGGCCGGGTTGGCAATGCGGCGATCGCTCGCAGAGCTGCGACAGCGGCTCATCGCAGCCGGGCAGCCTGCTTTATTCCACGGCATCGGCATTAGTTATGGCAAAGTCATTGCGGGTAACATCGGGTCTGTACAGCGCTTAGAATATACGGCGATCGGCGATACCGTGAATGTTGCTAGCCGCATTGAGGGCCTGACTAAGCACTTAGGAACCGACTTTTTGATCACGGCACCTTTATACGAATTGGTGAGTGACGATGTTCAAGTGATGACCATGGGCGAACATCGCCTCGCTGGCCGGGAAGGAGAATTAGTCAAAGTCTATAGCGTAATTGGGTTTGATGACGCTGACGCCCTGCTCTATAGGCAGGTGCAACAGGATCTACGGCAGCACCTGGGCATGGCCTAA
- a CDS encoding AAA family ATPase: MDLFAHHRDAQIEAEAPLAARMRPRTLDEFIGQDAVVGPGRLLRRAIQADQLSSLIFYGPPGTGKTTLARIIANTTSAHFIALNAVLAGVKDIRDAIAQAQDLRGQFGRRTILFIDEVHRFNKAQQDALLPWVENGTVILIGATTENPFFEVNKALVSRSRVFQLKSLALADLYRVAHQALQDGERGYGQRPVQVDEDALAHLVKVANGDARALLNALELAVETTAPDAEGAFHITLAVAEDSIQQRAVLYDKEGDAHFDTISAFIKSVRGSDPDAALYWLARMLYAGEDPRYIFRRLVILASEDVGLADPQAVTVVTSCATAFDRVGMPEGRYPLIQATLHLATAAKSNSVMAFFDALATVEKEQQQDVPNPLRDANRDKHGFGHGQGYLYPHAYRDHWVAQQYLPTGLQGQVFYQPSDQGYEAQIRTQVIQQREAQLAALVEAEAALPEEALTVSPQDAGLDRWLQRTLGQAGEQLGQVRDHLFAALQPQRHHIVLDLNARSGLLTWEAVRQVPEGGVYARVETAQDLAALTEQAALVPDLNRPVIFQATLATLAPTLPTVAPGVMFDRIVGRQVFQAIAPTPEVIQSLVACLAPRGRLALAETVPRDTQRLWALMPAERLPADLRDRWCQAEEALYTDAADPRFGWEGATLVALLEAAGLTVGWSQETVQSDLFVSQRLCDRWFDRTLDTSYRHRLAALLPESDLTQIEKQIRRGVQNQTVSWQTTRVMLTARDSSP, encoded by the coding sequence ATGGATTTATTTGCTCACCACCGCGACGCTCAAATTGAGGCAGAAGCACCCTTAGCTGCGCGGATGCGGCCTCGCACCCTGGACGAGTTTATCGGGCAGGATGCGGTGGTGGGGCCAGGGCGGCTCTTGCGGCGGGCCATCCAGGCTGATCAGCTGTCTTCTCTCATTTTCTATGGGCCGCCGGGGACGGGTAAAACGACCCTTGCGCGGATTATTGCCAATACCACCAGTGCTCACTTCATTGCCCTGAATGCGGTGCTGGCTGGGGTTAAAGATATTCGAGACGCGATCGCCCAGGCCCAAGATCTGCGGGGACAGTTTGGGCGGCGGACCATTTTGTTTATTGATGAGGTGCATCGCTTTAATAAGGCTCAGCAAGATGCGCTGCTGCCCTGGGTGGAAAACGGCACCGTGATTTTGATTGGGGCCACCACTGAGAATCCCTTTTTTGAGGTGAACAAAGCCCTGGTGAGCCGATCGCGGGTGTTTCAGCTCAAGTCTTTGGCCCTGGCAGATTTGTATCGGGTGGCTCACCAGGCCCTCCAGGATGGGGAGCGGGGCTATGGGCAGCGACCCGTGCAGGTAGACGAAGACGCCCTGGCCCATTTAGTCAAGGTCGCAAACGGAGACGCCCGTGCCCTACTTAACGCTCTGGAATTAGCCGTGGAAACCACCGCGCCTGATGCAGAAGGGGCCTTTCACATCACCCTGGCAGTTGCAGAAGATTCGATTCAACAGCGGGCAGTGCTCTACGACAAGGAGGGGGATGCCCACTTTGATACCATCAGCGCCTTCATCAAAAGTGTGCGTGGATCCGATCCAGATGCGGCACTCTACTGGCTGGCGCGCATGCTCTATGCCGGGGAAGACCCCCGCTACATTTTTCGACGGCTGGTGATTTTAGCCAGTGAAGATGTTGGCCTGGCTGACCCCCAGGCAGTGACAGTGGTAACCAGCTGTGCGACAGCCTTTGACCGGGTAGGCATGCCGGAAGGTCGCTATCCCCTCATCCAGGCAACCCTACATTTGGCAACGGCGGCGAAATCTAACAGCGTGATGGCCTTTTTTGACGCCCTGGCCACGGTGGAAAAAGAGCAGCAGCAAGACGTCCCCAATCCACTGCGGGATGCCAATCGCGACAAGCATGGATTTGGCCACGGGCAGGGCTACCTTTACCCCCATGCCTATCGCGATCATTGGGTGGCGCAGCAGTATTTGCCCACTGGCCTGCAGGGGCAGGTGTTTTATCAGCCCTCGGATCAGGGATATGAGGCTCAGATTCGCACCCAGGTCATCCAGCAGCGGGAAGCCCAACTAGCGGCTCTGGTGGAGGCAGAGGCGGCATTACCTGAAGAAGCCCTGACCGTGAGCCCTCAAGATGCTGGGCTCGATCGCTGGCTCCAGCGCACCCTGGGGCAGGCGGGGGAACAGTTGGGACAGGTGCGCGATCACCTGTTTGCGGCCTTACAGCCCCAGCGCCACCATATCGTGTTAGACCTCAATGCTCGCAGCGGCCTGCTGACCTGGGAAGCCGTGCGCCAGGTGCCGGAAGGGGGCGTCTATGCCCGTGTGGAGACGGCTCAAGATTTAGCAGCGCTGACAGAACAGGCGGCACTGGTGCCCGACCTGAATCGCCCTGTGATTTTTCAGGCGACGCTGGCCACCCTGGCCCCGACCCTGCCAACGGTGGCCCCAGGGGTGATGTTTGATCGCATCGTCGGACGTCAGGTGTTTCAGGCGATCGCGCCCACCCCTGAGGTGATTCAATCGCTGGTGGCATGCTTAGCCCCCAGGGGTCGCCTGGCCCTGGCAGAAACGGTGCCCCGAGACACCCAGCGGCTGTGGGCACTGATGCCTGCCGAACGATTGCCAGCAGACCTGCGCGATCGCTGGTGTCAGGCCGAAGAGGCGCTCTACACAGACGCAGCCGATCCGCGTTTTGGCTGGGAAGGGGCCACGCTGGTCGCCCTGTTAGAGGCAGCTGGGTTAACGGTAGGCTGGTCACAGGAAACGGTTCAGAGCGACCTGTTTGTCAGCCAGAGGCTATGTGATCGCTGGTTCGATCGCACCTTGGACACCAGCTACCGGCACCGTTTAGCTGCCCTGCTACCCGAGTCAGACCTGACCCAGATAGAAAAACAGATCCGGCGAGGGGTGCAAAATCAAACCGTTTCTTGGCAAACAACGCGGGTGATGCTGACCGCTCGCGATTCATCTCCCTAA
- a CDS encoding OmpA family protein, protein MVIVDSAGNQYNLAAPPNNEEVRIDPGTTLEGRFVFSGHLAPGVISQYNQALSEKRAEAVKNDLVQNFGVDASRLQTEGLGESNPVAPNTHADGSDHPENRQKNRRVEVLIQTPQGDV, encoded by the coding sequence ATGGTGATCGTCGACAGTGCTGGGAACCAATACAACTTGGCCGCGCCCCCGAACAATGAAGAGGTGCGCATTGACCCTGGAACCACCCTAGAAGGGCGGTTTGTTTTCAGTGGTCATCTTGCGCCAGGGGTGATCTCTCAGTATAATCAGGCGCTGTCTGAAAAACGCGCCGAAGCTGTAAAAAACGACCTTGTCCAAAATTTTGGAGTTGACGCAAGTCGTCTACAAACAGAGGGGTTGGGTGAGTCAAATCCGGTGGCTCCCAATACTCATGCTGATGGCTCAGATCATCCCGAAAACCGACAGAAAAATCGCCGGGTCGAAGTTCTTATTCAAACTCCTCAAGGAGATGTTTAA
- a CDS encoding TfoX/Sxy family protein, whose product MDSEKVRFRDDIVHCLNQVAPVNARAMFGGYGLYIEGVMFALIAYNTLYFKVDDSNRQDFVEAGMGPFVYDGKGKPVQMSYYQIPDEVLHDVTRLAAWVEKAHSVGRRAKQAKSRRRARVQS is encoded by the coding sequence ATGGATTCTGAGAAAGTGCGCTTTCGAGACGACATCGTCCATTGCCTGAATCAGGTGGCGCCCGTTAACGCTCGCGCTATGTTTGGCGGCTATGGTCTTTACATTGAAGGGGTGATGTTTGCCTTGATCGCATACAACACGCTGTACTTCAAAGTGGATGACAGCAACCGGCAAGACTTTGTTGAAGCGGGTATGGGGCCATTCGTCTATGACGGCAAAGGCAAACCTGTTCAAATGTCTTACTATCAGATTCCAGACGAGGTACTTCACGATGTCACCCGCTTAGCAGCATGGGTAGAGAAGGCCCACAGTGTAGGCCGTCGCGCTAAGCAAGCGAAATCCCGACGGCGCGCTCGGGTGCAATCGTAG
- a CDS encoding RNA methyltransferase, giving the protein MVRPSLEHIRIVLVEPAGALNVGSAARIMANMGLTQLVLVNPHCDPLGDEARRMAVHAANLLTQATVVKTLPEALTGCVRAIATTARPRTLDVPLELPEVALPWLLREPETEVATALIFGPEDRGLSNEELNYAQRFVCIPSDADYPSLNLAQAIALCCYELARTTQPRVQGQAAAASTPVLETAPLEKLEGFYHHLESVLLKIGYLYPHTVGSRMEKFRRFFLRAAPTQQELAMLRGILRQVEWALKQASNRTPGAGD; this is encoded by the coding sequence ATGGTGCGCCCATCCCTTGAACACATTCGAATTGTGCTGGTGGAGCCTGCAGGGGCTTTGAATGTGGGGTCAGCAGCACGGATTATGGCCAATATGGGGCTGACTCAGCTCGTGCTGGTGAACCCTCACTGTGATCCGCTGGGAGATGAAGCAAGGCGCATGGCGGTTCACGCGGCAAACTTGCTGACCCAGGCCACGGTGGTGAAGACCTTGCCGGAGGCTTTGACCGGCTGTGTACGGGCGATCGCAACCACAGCCCGACCCCGGACCCTAGACGTGCCGTTAGAACTGCCTGAGGTCGCCTTACCCTGGCTTTTGCGAGAACCAGAGACAGAGGTCGCGACAGCCCTCATCTTTGGCCCAGAAGATCGCGGCTTGAGTAATGAAGAACTCAATTACGCCCAGCGGTTTGTTTGCATTCCCAGTGATGCCGACTATCCGTCGTTAAACCTAGCCCAGGCGATCGCCCTCTGCTGTTACGAGCTGGCGCGCACGACCCAACCCAGAGTTCAGGGGCAAGCGGCAGCCGCTTCAACGCCTGTGCTTGAAACAGCCCCGTTAGAAAAATTAGAGGGGTTTTATCACCATTTAGAGTCGGTTTTGCTCAAAATTGGATATCTTTATCCCCATACTGTCGGCAGTCGCATGGAGAAATTTCGCCGTTTCTTTTTGCGAGCTGCGCCCACTCAGCAGGAATTAGCTATGCTTAGAGGGATTTTGCGGCAGGTGGAGTGGGCACTTAAACAGGCCAGCAATCGTACCCCTGGGGCTGGAGACTGA